From Bos mutus isolate GX-2022 chromosome 5, NWIPB_WYAK_1.1, whole genome shotgun sequence, one genomic window encodes:
- the TARBP2 gene encoding RISC-loading complex subunit TARBP2 isoform X1 encodes MSEEEQGSGTTTGCGLPSIEQMLAANPGKTPISLLQEYGTRIGKTPVYDLLKAEGQAHQPNFTFRVTVGDTSCTGQGPSKKAAKHKAAEVALKHLKGGSMLEPALEDSSSFSPLDSSLPEDVPVFTAAAAATPVPSAVPTRSSPMEVQPPVSPQQSECNPVGALQELVVQKGWRLPEYTVTQESGPAHRKEFTMTCRVERFIEIGSGTSKKLAKRNAAAKMLLRVHTVPLDARDGNEAEPEDDHFSIGVGSRLDGLRNRGPGCTWDSLRNSVGEKILSLRSCSLGSLGALGPACCSVLSELSEEQAFHVSYLDIEELSLSGLCQCLVELSTQPATVCHGSAATREAARGEAARRALQYLKIMAGSK; translated from the exons ATGAGTGAAGAGGAGCAAGGCTCCGGCACTACCACGGGCTGCGGGCTGCCCAG TATAGAGCAAATGCTGGCAGCCAACCCGGGCAAGACCCCGATCAGCCTTCTGCAGGAGTATGGGACCAGAATAGGGAAGACGCCCGTGTACGACCTTCTCAAAGCCGAGGGCCAAGCCCACCAGCCTAATTTCACCTTCCGGGTCACCGTTGGCGACACCAGCTGCACTG GTCAGGGCCCCAGCAAGAAAGCAGCCAAGCACAAGGCAGCTGAGGTGGCCCTCAAACACCTCAAAGGGGGGAGCATGCTGGAGCCAGCCCTGGAGGACAGCAG TTCTTTTTCTCCCCTAGATTCTTCACTGCCTGAGGACGTGCCGGTTTTTACAGCTGCGGCGGCTGCTACTCCCGTTCCATCTGCTGTCCCAACCAG GAGCTCCCCCATGGAGGTGCAGCCCCCAGTCTCTCCTCAACAGTCTGAGTGCAACCCGGTCGGTGCTCTACAG GAGCTGGTGGTGCAGAAAGGCTGGCGGTTGCCTGAGTACACGGTGACCCAGGAGTCTGGGCCAGCCCACCGCAAAGAGTTTACTATGACCTGCCGAGTGGAGCGTTTCATTGAGATTG GCAGTGGCACGTCCAAAAAGCTGGCAAAGCGTAACGCAGCGGCCAAAATGCTGCTTCGAGTGCACACAGTGCCTCTGGATGCCCGGGACGGGAACGAGGCAGAGCCTGAAGACGATCACTTTTCCATT GGTGTGGGCTCCCGCCTAGATGGACTTCGGAACCGAGGCCCAGGCTGCACCTGGGATTCTCTGCGGAATTCGGTGGGAGAGAAGATCCTGTCTCTCCGAAGCTGCTCCCTGGGCTCCTTGGGCGCTCTGGGCCCTGCTTGCTGCAGTGTCCTCAGTGAGCTCTCTGAGGAGCAGGCCTTTCATGTCAGCTACCTGGATATTG AGGAGTTGAGCCTGAGTGGGCTCTGCCAGTGCCTGGTGGAGCTGTCCACACAGCCGGCCACCGTGTGTCATGGCTCTGCAGCCACCAGGGAGGCAGCCCGTGGCGAGGCTGCGCGCCGTGCCCTGCAGTACCTCAAGATCATGGCGGGCAGCAAGTGA
- the TARBP2 gene encoding RISC-loading complex subunit TARBP2 isoform X2, with translation MLAANPGKTPISLLQEYGTRIGKTPVYDLLKAEGQAHQPNFTFRVTVGDTSCTGQGPSKKAAKHKAAEVALKHLKGGSMLEPALEDSSSFSPLDSSLPEDVPVFTAAAAATPVPSAVPTRSSPMEVQPPVSPQQSECNPVGALQELVVQKGWRLPEYTVTQESGPAHRKEFTMTCRVERFIEIGSGTSKKLAKRNAAAKMLLRVHTVPLDARDGNEAEPEDDHFSIGVGSRLDGLRNRGPGCTWDSLRNSVGEKILSLRSCSLGSLGALGPACCSVLSELSEEQAFHVSYLDIEELSLSGLCQCLVELSTQPATVCHGSAATREAARGEAARRALQYLKIMAGSK, from the exons ATGCTGGCAGCCAACCCGGGCAAGACCCCGATCAGCCTTCTGCAGGAGTATGGGACCAGAATAGGGAAGACGCCCGTGTACGACCTTCTCAAAGCCGAGGGCCAAGCCCACCAGCCTAATTTCACCTTCCGGGTCACCGTTGGCGACACCAGCTGCACTG GTCAGGGCCCCAGCAAGAAAGCAGCCAAGCACAAGGCAGCTGAGGTGGCCCTCAAACACCTCAAAGGGGGGAGCATGCTGGAGCCAGCCCTGGAGGACAGCAG TTCTTTTTCTCCCCTAGATTCTTCACTGCCTGAGGACGTGCCGGTTTTTACAGCTGCGGCGGCTGCTACTCCCGTTCCATCTGCTGTCCCAACCAG GAGCTCCCCCATGGAGGTGCAGCCCCCAGTCTCTCCTCAACAGTCTGAGTGCAACCCGGTCGGTGCTCTACAG GAGCTGGTGGTGCAGAAAGGCTGGCGGTTGCCTGAGTACACGGTGACCCAGGAGTCTGGGCCAGCCCACCGCAAAGAGTTTACTATGACCTGCCGAGTGGAGCGTTTCATTGAGATTG GCAGTGGCACGTCCAAAAAGCTGGCAAAGCGTAACGCAGCGGCCAAAATGCTGCTTCGAGTGCACACAGTGCCTCTGGATGCCCGGGACGGGAACGAGGCAGAGCCTGAAGACGATCACTTTTCCATT GGTGTGGGCTCCCGCCTAGATGGACTTCGGAACCGAGGCCCAGGCTGCACCTGGGATTCTCTGCGGAATTCGGTGGGAGAGAAGATCCTGTCTCTCCGAAGCTGCTCCCTGGGCTCCTTGGGCGCTCTGGGCCCTGCTTGCTGCAGTGTCCTCAGTGAGCTCTCTGAGGAGCAGGCCTTTCATGTCAGCTACCTGGATATTG AGGAGTTGAGCCTGAGTGGGCTCTGCCAGTGCCTGGTGGAGCTGTCCACACAGCCGGCCACCGTGTGTCATGGCTCTGCAGCCACCAGGGAGGCAGCCCGTGGCGAGGCTGCGCGCCGTGCCCTGCAGTACCTCAAGATCATGGCGGGCAGCAAGTGA
- the NPFF gene encoding pro-FMRFamide-related neuropeptide FF, whose product MELCISIAFSRLPLRRLWEVRNRGTAGIRGGCGHSKADGSMDARQAAALLLVLLLVTDWSHAEGPGGRDGGDQIFMEEDSGAHPAQDAQTPRSLLRSLLQAMQRPGRSPAFLFQPQRFGRNTRGSWSNKRLSPRAGEGLSSPFWSLAAPQRFGKK is encoded by the exons ATGGAGCTGTGcatttccattgccttctctagattGCCCCTCAGGCGGCTGTGGGAGGTGAGGAACAGGGGGACAGCAGGTATAAGAGGCGGGTGTGGCCACAGCAAGGCAGATGGCAGCATGGACGCCAGGCAGGCAGCAgcgctgctgctggtgctgctgttAGTAACAGACTGGAGCCACGCTGAAGGACCAGGGGGCCGGGATGGAGGAGACCAGATCTTCATG GAGGAAGACAGCGGCGCCCACCCAGCACAGGATGCTCAGACCCCTAGGTCGCTCCTGCGCTCCCTGCTCCAGGCCATGCAGAGACCCGGCCGGAGTCCAGCCTTCCTGTTTCAGCCCCAGAG GTTTGGCAGAAACACCCGGGGCTCCTGGAGCAACAAAAGACTGAGTCCTCGAGCTGGAGAGGGACTGAGTTCCCCCTTTTGGAGCCTGGCTGCCCCTCAGCGCTTTGGGAAGAAGTGA